From the Cohaesibacter sp. ES.047 genome, one window contains:
- a CDS encoding lysophospholipid acyltransferase family protein, protein MTLRRHIARDITYAFSAETRRGRAMIRFLENTTGRLQIIKRADGYEHEVAAGRDFWSVMIERYGLTLDVIAGSLDNIPADGPLILIANHPYGILDGLMMGYILSALRGDFRILAHKIFRKAEDIDRVILPISFEETREAIRQNLDTRKTALHYLDQGGAIGIFPGGTVSTAAKPFSQPMDPNWRGFTARMIGKSNATVVPIFFDGHTSRLFQIASHLHVTLRMGLLIQEFKKRVDTPVKIVVGEPIGREILDPLSRDSRALMNYLRRATYSLSPTPVKPHMLGFEFEDKHRIRV, encoded by the coding sequence ATGACGTTACGTCGGCACATCGCGCGCGACATCACCTACGCCTTCTCGGCAGAAACCCGCCGGGGGCGTGCCATGATCCGGTTTCTGGAAAATACGACCGGCCGTCTTCAGATCATCAAGCGGGCAGACGGCTATGAACATGAGGTGGCCGCTGGACGCGACTTCTGGTCCGTCATGATTGAGCGGTACGGTCTGACGCTGGATGTCATCGCAGGCTCGCTTGACAACATCCCCGCTGACGGTCCCCTCATTCTCATCGCCAACCACCCCTATGGCATTCTTGATGGCCTGATGATGGGCTATATCCTGTCCGCCCTGCGGGGCGATTTCCGCATTCTGGCCCACAAGATCTTCCGCAAGGCCGAGGATATCGACAGGGTCATCCTACCCATTTCCTTTGAAGAAACCCGTGAAGCGATCCGGCAGAATCTGGACACCCGCAAAACCGCCCTTCATTATCTGGATCAGGGCGGGGCCATCGGGATTTTCCCCGGCGGCACCGTCAGCACCGCCGCCAAGCCCTTTTCTCAGCCCATGGACCCCAATTGGCGCGGTTTCACCGCGCGCATGATCGGCAAGTCCAACGCCACGGTGGTTCCCATCTTCTTTGATGGTCACACCTCGCGCCTGTTTCAGATCGCAAGCCACCTGCATGTGACCTTGCGCATGGGGCTGCTTATTCAGGAGTTCAAGAAACGCGTCGACACGCCGGTGAAAATCGTGGTTGGCGAACCAATCGGGCGCGAAATTCTCGATCCTCTGTCTCGCGACAGTCGAGCCTTGATGAACTATCTGCGCCGGGCGACTTATTCCCTCTCTCCAACTCCTGTAAAGCCGCACATGCTTGGCTTCGAATTTGAAGACAAGCACCGCATTCGCGTTTAG
- a CDS encoding sodium-dependent transporter gives MSIKREHWGSRLGFIMATAGSAIGLGNIWKFPYMAGENGGAAFIIIYLALVFTIGLSVLLAEIMIGRSTQSDAVTAFKKLGHGGFSVVGYMGIAAAFMILSFYCVVAGWTIAYIIKFASGHFVGMGGAELGAEFGSFIAAPVKPILYQGGFVILTVIVVLGGIANGIERAGKILMPLLFVILIALVIRGVTLPGAERGLEFFLAPDFSKITGSTIMAALGQAFFSLSLGMGAILTYGSYLDKTANIGKSASQVAFLDTLVAILAGLAILPAVFAFNMDPGAGPGLTFVTLPAVFSAMPGGYIFGPLFFCLLTIAALTSSVSLLEPLVAFFSTKGFSRAQITIASGFLTFLMGIPCSLSFGLLSDFKIIDRNFFDLMDFLTANLMLPIGGMLIAIFAGWVITPLAIREVSGEGDHGLLTKAWIFILRFVAPIAIALILLSGLDIIQF, from the coding sequence ATGAGCATCAAACGCGAACACTGGGGCTCCCGTCTCGGTTTCATCATGGCGACTGCCGGATCGGCGATTGGCCTTGGTAACATCTGGAAATTTCCCTATATGGCTGGTGAGAATGGGGGCGCTGCCTTCATCATCATCTACCTGGCTCTGGTCTTCACAATCGGCCTGTCCGTTTTGCTCGCCGAGATCATGATTGGTCGCTCGACCCAGTCCGATGCTGTCACTGCCTTTAAAAAGCTTGGCCATGGCGGTTTCTCGGTCGTGGGCTATATGGGCATTGCTGCTGCCTTCATGATCCTGTCCTTCTATTGTGTTGTTGCGGGCTGGACCATCGCCTACATCATCAAATTCGCCAGCGGGCACTTTGTCGGAATGGGCGGAGCTGAACTTGGCGCCGAATTCGGTTCCTTCATTGCGGCTCCGGTTAAGCCGATCCTCTATCAGGGCGGATTTGTAATCCTGACGGTCATCGTCGTGCTTGGCGGTATTGCCAATGGCATCGAGCGGGCGGGCAAGATCCTGATGCCGCTGCTGTTCGTGATTCTCATTGCGCTGGTCATTCGCGGCGTCACTCTGCCGGGTGCAGAGCGCGGGCTCGAATTCTTCCTGGCTCCGGATTTCTCCAAGATCACCGGCTCCACCATCATGGCAGCCCTTGGGCAGGCCTTCTTCTCTCTGTCGCTGGGCATGGGGGCGATCCTGACCTATGGCTCCTACCTCGACAAGACGGCCAACATCGGCAAATCCGCCTCACAGGTTGCCTTTCTTGACACCTTGGTGGCCATCCTCGCTGGTCTCGCCATCCTGCCCGCCGTCTTTGCCTTCAACATGGACCCCGGCGCAGGTCCGGGCCTGACGTTCGTCACCCTTCCGGCTGTTTTCTCGGCCATGCCGGGTGGTTACATCTTTGGCCCGCTGTTCTTCTGCCTGTTGACCATTGCCGCACTGACCTCTTCGGTCTCGTTGCTTGAGCCGCTGGTTGCCTTTTTCTCGACGAAGGGCTTCTCGCGTGCGCAGATCACCATCGCCTCGGGCTTCCTGACTTTCCTTATGGGCATCCCCTGTTCGTTGTCCTTTGGCTTGCTGAGCGATTTCAAGATCATCGACAGGAACTTCTTTGATCTGATGGACTTCCTGACCGCCAACCTCATGTTGCCGATCGGTGGCATGCTGATTGCGATCTTTGCTGGCTGGGTGATTACGCCTTTGGCGATCCGGGAAGTGTCAGGCGAAGGAGACCATGGTCTGCTGACGAAAGCTTGGATTTTCATCCTGCGATTCGTCGCTCCGATTGCCATCGCGCTGATCCTGCTGTCGGGTCTGGATATTATCCAGTTCTGA
- a CDS encoding MFS transporter yields the protein MSDHTGNLALPTPPSASRWRTPRRAVSAQFAFNGMLIGIWASRIPAITEIHALDKAELGLLLLAMAIGAIASFPLAGRLSDIYGSALVTKCIAVVYTFSLMALALAPSIWALALALAFFGANHGAMDVSMNAWAGEVEKHLGKPVMSSIHAMWSIGAGFGAATGYLAVKLGADPAVHFVVGALVSFAITFPFATLPWQSQRRASQKGDPIFPLPKGALILVGLIALSSGIGEGAMADWSAIFLVSVTGVGEAKAALGYTIFSLAMVFMRLIADRIVVRTGPVRAARLSGLVAGLGTLTAIFAGSYYTALIGFALMGVGYAVVIPLAMSRATRDDRLPPGTAIASVATLGYAAILVGPVLIGFFAEFLSLQWAFLLLTSLTVVIISLASHLAPPK from the coding sequence ATGTCTGACCATACCGGCAACCTTGCCCTTCCCACTCCGCCGTCTGCCTCGCGTTGGCGCACTCCCCGGCGCGCAGTGTCCGCCCAATTCGCCTTCAATGGCATGTTGATTGGTATCTGGGCCTCGCGCATTCCGGCCATTACCGAAATCCACGCGCTCGACAAGGCAGAGCTTGGCCTTTTGCTGTTGGCGATGGCCATCGGGGCGATTGCCTCGTTTCCGCTCGCCGGGCGTTTGTCGGATATCTATGGCAGCGCTCTTGTGACCAAGTGCATAGCGGTTGTCTACACCTTCTCGCTCATGGCGCTGGCCCTTGCGCCAAGCATCTGGGCGTTGGCGCTTGCTCTTGCCTTTTTCGGTGCCAACCATGGGGCGATGGATGTCTCCATGAATGCCTGGGCAGGGGAGGTCGAAAAGCATCTGGGCAAACCGGTGATGTCATCCATCCATGCCATGTGGAGCATCGGGGCCGGGTTCGGGGCGGCAACCGGGTACCTTGCGGTCAAGCTCGGTGCCGACCCGGCGGTGCATTTCGTCGTGGGTGCGCTCGTGTCCTTTGCCATCACCTTCCCCTTTGCAACGCTTCCCTGGCAGAGCCAGCGACGGGCATCCCAAAAGGGAGACCCGATCTTTCCCTTGCCCAAGGGCGCTCTCATTCTCGTTGGCCTCATCGCGCTGAGCTCGGGCATTGGCGAAGGCGCCATGGCGGACTGGAGCGCCATCTTTCTGGTTTCCGTTACCGGCGTGGGGGAAGCAAAGGCGGCTTTGGGCTATACCATCTTTTCGCTGGCGATGGTCTTCATGCGGTTGATTGCCGATCGCATTGTCGTGCGAACCGGTCCGGTGAGGGCTGCAAGGCTCAGCGGGCTGGTGGCCGGTCTTGGCACTCTGACGGCAATCTTTGCAGGCTCCTACTATACTGCCCTTATTGGCTTTGCCTTGATGGGAGTGGGCTATGCGGTGGTCATCCCTCTGGCCATGTCGCGGGCAACCAGAGACGACAGGCTTCCTCCCGGAACGGCCATTGCGTCCGTCGCCACGCTGGGATATGCCGCCATTCTCGTCGGGCCGGTCTTGATCGGCTTCTTCGCCGAGTTCCTGTCTCTGCAATGGGCCTTTCTGCTGCTCACCTCTCTGACGGTGGTGATCATTTCGCTGGCATCCCATCTCGCGCCGCCAAAGTGA
- a CDS encoding Gfo/Idh/MocA family protein → MIRWGILSTAKIARENLVPAMQAARNGNVQAVASRSQDSADTFAKHFGIPTAYGSYDALLSSDEVDAIYIPLPTSQHVEWTIKALQAGKHVLCEKPVSLHAKEIDAIIEAQKTSGCVMSEAFMVTYHPQWLKVKELLASGAIGTLRHIQGVFTYYNVDPDNMRNQVSLGGGGLPDIGVYPTVTARFATGKDPVRARASIVRDPDFGTDIYANCQYDFGSFDMTFYCATQLANRQSMVFHGDNGCIEVTAPFNAQLYEGVDVILHDRAHLEEQVWKFRGMNQYQLQVEAFADKIEGKDVELFSLESSKRNQAAIDALYAADLSDGWVNV, encoded by the coding sequence ATGATCCGTTGGGGTATACTCAGCACAGCAAAAATTGCACGTGAAAATCTCGTCCCGGCCATGCAGGCTGCGCGTAACGGCAATGTACAGGCCGTCGCAAGCCGCAGTCAGGACAGCGCGGACACGTTCGCCAAACACTTCGGGATTCCGACAGCCTATGGCTCTTACGATGCGCTTTTGAGCAGCGACGAAGTGGATGCGATCTATATTCCTCTGCCGACCTCTCAACATGTGGAATGGACGATCAAGGCCCTTCAAGCGGGCAAGCATGTCCTGTGCGAAAAGCCGGTTTCCCTGCATGCCAAGGAAATCGACGCCATCATCGAAGCCCAGAAGACAAGCGGCTGCGTGATGTCCGAGGCCTTCATGGTCACCTATCATCCGCAATGGCTGAAGGTCAAAGAGCTTCTGGCATCCGGAGCCATCGGCACGTTACGGCACATTCAGGGGGTCTTCACCTATTACAATGTCGATCCCGACAATATGCGCAATCAGGTCAGTCTTGGTGGCGGCGGACTGCCAGACATCGGCGTCTATCCGACCGTGACGGCCCGCTTTGCAACCGGCAAGGATCCGGTCCGGGCGCGCGCCTCGATCGTGCGTGATCCGGATTTTGGCACCGATATCTATGCCAACTGCCAGTATGATTTCGGCAGCTTTGACATGACCTTCTATTGCGCTACCCAGCTTGCCAACCGTCAGAGCATGGTCTTCCACGGTGACAATGGCTGTATCGAGGTGACCGCCCCGTTCAACGCCCAGCTTTATGAAGGGGTTGACGTGATCCTGCATGATCGCGCCCATCTCGAAGAGCAGGTCTGGAAATTCCGGGGCATGAACCAGTATCAGCTGCAGGTCGAAGCCTTTGCCGACAAGATCGAAGGCAAGGATGTCGAGCTGTTCTCGCTTGAAAGCTCAAAGCGCAATCAGGCAGCGATTGACGCGCTTTATGCAGCCGACCTGTCCGATGGCTGGGTCAATGTCTAA
- a CDS encoding DeoR/GlpR family DNA-binding transcription regulator: MVDLALNNPLTRQDLLRARLQAGDPLIAVDLAREFGLSLDTIRRDLLALEELGILQRVRGGAVPVRSHSTTYKERREEPQTDCDALVKAAVPLIKEGMTIMVDGGTTLTHLARHIAPLRNLLVVTPSPTVAAIMLEKDIATYLIGGQISPWGGVATGAEAEGAIRNLAADLAFVGICGLDVDFGLSADDASEAGVMRAMASSASRTILILAHSKLGQRARHRVLPIDQLGTIITDASCDSMQPFLSAGAEIIHV; the protein is encoded by the coding sequence ATGGTCGATCTTGCACTGAATAACCCTCTGACGCGGCAGGACCTGCTGCGCGCCCGCCTTCAAGCAGGAGATCCGTTGATCGCCGTTGATCTGGCGCGTGAATTTGGCCTGTCCCTCGACACCATTCGCCGGGATCTGCTCGCCTTGGAAGAGCTGGGCATATTGCAGCGCGTGCGTGGCGGTGCGGTGCCAGTGCGCAGCCATTCCACGACCTACAAGGAACGTCGTGAAGAGCCTCAGACCGATTGTGATGCGTTGGTCAAGGCGGCTGTGCCGCTGATCAAGGAGGGCATGACAATCATGGTTGATGGCGGCACGACCCTCACTCATCTGGCTCGGCACATTGCGCCTTTGCGTAATCTGCTTGTTGTCACACCTTCACCAACGGTCGCGGCTATCATGCTGGAAAAGGACATCGCCACCTATCTCATCGGTGGCCAGATCAGCCCCTGGGGCGGCGTTGCCACCGGTGCCGAGGCCGAAGGCGCCATTCGAAATTTGGCAGCCGATCTGGCCTTCGTAGGCATTTGTGGCCTTGATGTCGACTTTGGCCTGTCTGCCGATGACGCCAGTGAAGCGGGCGTCATGCGGGCCATGGCGTCAAGTGCCAGTCGCACCATTCTCATTCTGGCCCACTCGAAGCTGGGCCAGCGAGCGCGTCACCGCGTGTTGCCTATCGACCAGTTGGGGACCATTATCACGGACGCCTCTTGCGATAGTATGCAGCCTTTTCTATCCGCAGGAGCGGAGATCATTCATGTCTGA
- a CDS encoding urate hydroxylase PuuD: MLDTELLQPLIWSWLEFAIRWTHVITAMAWIGSSFYFIALDLGLRKAPDLPTGAHGEEWQVHGGGFYHIRKFLVAPENMPEHLIWFKWESYSTWLSGAALLMVTYWAGAELFLIDPAKMDLEVWQAILISAASLTIGWLVYDFLCKSKLDQKPTLLMVLLFILLVIMGWGYNEVFTGRAVLLHLGAFTATIMTANVFFIIIPNQKIVVADLKAGRTPDPKYGKIAKLRSTHNNYLTLPVIFLMLSNHYPLAFASPYNWVIAALVFLMGVTIRHYFNTKHAGAGNPVWTIPVTIALFLAVIWISLLPAKHLGTVIEDEESGRLMTPYELKFASAEGFEEVSGIVMGRCSMCHARETAWDGIGTAPRGIYLENEAEIASAAREIFLQAGVTNAMPPANVSYMEPAERRAIVNWFKAATKS, translated from the coding sequence ATGCTTGATACTGAATTACTGCAACCGCTCATTTGGTCTTGGCTGGAATTTGCCATTCGCTGGACCCATGTGATCACCGCCATGGCGTGGATTGGATCGAGCTTTTACTTCATCGCGCTGGATCTGGGCCTGCGCAAGGCTCCTGATCTGCCCACCGGAGCCCATGGCGAGGAATGGCAGGTGCATGGCGGTGGCTTTTATCACATCCGCAAGTTTCTCGTCGCGCCCGAAAACATGCCCGAGCATCTGATCTGGTTCAAATGGGAGAGCTACTCGACATGGCTGTCCGGGGCGGCGCTGCTCATGGTCACCTACTGGGCGGGGGCCGAGCTGTTTCTGATCGATCCGGCAAAAATGGACCTTGAGGTCTGGCAGGCGATCCTGATTTCCGCCGCCTCACTGACCATCGGCTGGCTCGTTTACGATTTCCTCTGCAAGTCCAAGCTGGATCAGAAGCCGACCCTGTTGATGGTGCTGCTGTTCATTCTGCTCGTCATCATGGGGTGGGGCTATAACGAGGTCTTCACCGGCCGTGCCGTCCTGTTGCATCTGGGGGCCTTCACTGCCACGATCATGACGGCCAACGTCTTTTTCATCATCATACCCAATCAGAAGATCGTGGTGGCCGATTTGAAGGCAGGCCGGACGCCGGATCCGAAATACGGCAAGATCGCCAAGCTGCGCTCGACCCACAACAATTACCTCACCTTGCCGGTCATCTTCCTGATGCTCTCCAACCATTATCCGCTGGCCTTTGCCTCGCCCTACAACTGGGTGATCGCGGCGCTGGTGTTCCTGATGGGTGTGACGATCCGGCACTATTTCAACACCAAGCACGCTGGCGCCGGCAATCCTGTCTGGACCATTCCGGTGACCATCGCGCTCTTTCTGGCCGTGATCTGGATTTCGCTTCTGCCCGCCAAGCATCTCGGCACCGTGATCGAGGATGAGGAGTCTGGTCGCCTGATGACGCCTTATGAGCTGAAATTTGCGTCAGCAGAAGGCTTTGAAGAAGTGAGCGGCATTGTCATGGGCCGCTGTTCCATGTGCCATGCGCGCGAAACGGCATGGGACGGGATCGGTACCGCACCGCGCGGCATCTATCTGGAAAATGAAGCCGAGATTGCCAGTGCTGCGCGGGAAATCTTCCTGCAGGCCGGCGTGACCAACGCCATGCCGCCAGCCAATGTGTCCTATATGGAGCCCGCCGAGCGACGCGCCATCGTCAACTGGTTCAAGGCCGCGACCAAGAGCTGA